One stretch of Glycine soja cultivar W05 chromosome 7, ASM419377v2, whole genome shotgun sequence DNA includes these proteins:
- the LOC114418676 gene encoding protein C2-DOMAIN ABA-RELATED 4-like, which produces MEESDSTPKSLMENLLGLLRVRVKRGVNLAVRDVRSSDPYVVIKMYRQKLKTRVIKKDVNPEWNEDLTLSVINPNHKVKLTVYDHDTFSKDDKMGDAEFDILPFIEALKMNLTGLANGTVVTRIQPSKHNCLVDESCITYSNGKVVQDMILRLQNVECGEVEIQLQWIDLPGSKGI; this is translated from the exons ATGGAGGAATCAGATTCAACACCAAAGTCTCTGATGGAGAACCTGCTTGGCCTTTTGAGGGTTCGCGTGAAGCGTGGTGTCAACCTTGCCGTTCGTGATGTTCGAAGCAGCGACCCCTATGTTGTCATCAAGATGTACCGCCAG aaacTAAAGACTCGTGTGATTAAAAAGGATGTGAATCCTGAGTGGAATGAAGACCTTACTCTTTCTGTTATAAATCCGAATCACAAAGTTAAACTG ACTGTGTATGATCATGACACTTTTAGCAAAGATGACAAAATGGGAGATGCAGAATTTGACATCTTGCCCTTTATAGAAGCCTTGAAGATGAACTTAACTGGCCTTGCAAATGGTACTGTAGTCACAAGAATACAACCAAGCAAGCATAATTGCCTGGTTGACGAGAGCTGCATAACTTATAGCAATGGCAAGGTTGTCCAAGATATGATCCTTAGATTGCAAAATGTGGAATGTGGTGAAGTGGAAATCCAATTGCAGTGGATTGATCTTCCTGGTTCTAAGGGTATATGA